GCTATAGAAGTTTCGTTTACACTATTGTGAACCCATTTTCCACAATTTTCTTTTTCCACCTCTTGCCAAGGTGTACCAGTACTTGCAACAATAGGTGTTCCAGAAGCCAAGCTTTCTACATACACATTTCCAAAGTTTTCATTATGAGATGGCAATGCAAACACATCAGCATTTGCTAAAAAGTCGATTTTATCTTGATTGCTAATCGAACCCACTAAATATATTTGATTTTCTAGTTTCAAATCTTTTATTAAATTTTCTAAATTTTTTTGTTCACCTTCATCTGGACCTGCAATCAAAAGTACTGAGTCAGGAAATTTTTCCAAAACAAAAACAAAAGATTTGATTAAAATATCAAATCCTTTTTTAGCATGTAGCCTACTCATAGAAACTATGATATGAGATGGAGTGACATCTTTATCTATGTACTTTTTCATATACTCATTTTTACTCAGGAAATTATATACATCATATGATTTTACATCAACTCCGTTTGGGATAATTACAATCTTTGCTTCAGGAAATATATTTAAAATATCTTTTTTTTCAGCCTCACATGTAGCATGCCAATAAACATTTTTTATAAATGGTTTTATAAAAAAATTTAGCCATATTTGTTTAAAGCTATTTCCTTGCCCTATGCACCATTTACACAATGCACCTCTCGTAGATATTAGAATTGGTTTTTGAAACAATTTTGCATACAATAAAGATATAGGTACGGGTGTGTTAAATATAGCTTGAATATTTACAACATCAGATTGTTTTATATCTTTATAGATATTTAAAAATAGTGCTAAAGAAAATTTTCCTACAATAGTTTCATTGTAATATTTTACATATAAGTCATTTTCAAGTTCTATATATTTATTGGTCTCTACATCAAGTTTAGAAGTCATATTCGTGTTTGTTGTAGATACAAATACTTCCACATTATCTAATGCAGCTAACTCCTTAGATGTATTTAATGAGGAAAATATTGGTCCACCATAGACTACTGCTGGATAGAATGATGGGATTATTATATTAATTTTCATTTTTGTTTTCTCTTTATCTTGATAATTAAGTATATATTTGACAGACTTTTGTATAATATGCTTAATAATATTATATTTCTTATATTTATAATCATTCCAGTAATACTTCCTTCAATATTAAATAATGTATATATCGAATATGTTACTATGATAAGATATAGTAAATTTTTATTTTTATTTATCTTTAATAAAAATAAAATAAAAACAATATATAAAATCATAAATAAGGGATATAAAACAACGGCGAATATACCAAAATCAACTAAAAAACTTGCTAAAATATTAGTTGGATAAT
This genomic window from Sulfurospirillum sp. 1612 contains:
- a CDS encoding glycosyltransferase, whose product is MKINIIIPSFYPAVVYGGPIFSSLNTSKELAALDNVEVFVSTTNTNMTSKLDVETNKYIELENDLYVKYYNETIVGKFSLALFLNIYKDIKQSDVVNIQAIFNTPVPISLLYAKLFQKPILISTRGALCKWCIGQGNSFKQIWLNFFIKPFIKNVYWHATCEAEKKDILNIFPEAKIVIIPNGVDVKSYDVYNFLSKNEYMKKYIDKDVTPSHIIVSMSRLHAKKGFDILIKSFVFVLEKFPDSVLLIAGPDEGEQKNLENLIKDLKLENQIYLVGSISNQDKIDFLANADVFALPSHNENFGNVYVESLASGTPIVASTGTPWQEVEKENCGKWVHNSVNETSIAILEMLKQDREVMRVNAKKLAKKYDWENIAVQFKEVFEKMVK